One window of Oncorhynchus kisutch isolate 150728-3 linkage group LG25, Okis_V2, whole genome shotgun sequence genomic DNA carries:
- the dldh gene encoding delta-like protein D has protein sequence MGRQSLAIAVILCVLICQGLGSGVFELKLQEFLNKKGVTGNTNCCKGASGIQQCECKTFFRICLKHYQVNVTPEPPCTYGGAVTPVLGSNSFQVPETTAEAFANPIPFSFGFTWPGTFSLIIEALHTDSDDDLSTDNPERLISRFTTQRHLTVGDEWSSDLQTGGRTELKYSYRFVCDEHYYGEGCSVFCRPRDDAFGHFTCGERGEIICNSGWKGTYCTEPICLPGCGEEHGFCDKPGECKCRVGFSGRYCDDCIRYPGCLHGTCQQPWQCNCLEGWGGLFCNQDLNYCTHHKPCMNGATCTNTGQGSYTCSCKPGFSGASCGIEVNKCSDNPCRNGGSCTDQENTYKCTCPPGFYGNNCELSAMTCADGPCFNGGRCADNPEGGYYCQCPLGYAGFNCEKKIDHCTSDPCSNGAQCMDLVNSYMCQCPEGFSGANCEDNIDECANYPCQNGGTCSDGMNDYTCTCPPGYTGKNCSSPISKCEHNPCHNGATCHERKNRYVCACVPGYGGHNCQFLLPAHPQGQPGLEGADKRYSDDQDQGTFPWTAVCAGIILALLLLVACAVLVVYIRVKVQQRSQQGDNHSESETMNNLANNCQRPDKDLSVSVIGTTGVKNTNKKVDFHSDNAGGEQNGYKSRYSSTDYNLVHELKPEDVSKEDQDKSEAKCSESNCSESLCSDSDFEDKHRKSLKSDASEKKRPEESTCNEASMCNDTKYQSVYVISDEKDECIIATEV, from the exons ATGGGACGCCAGTCGCTCGCGATAGCTGTCATCCTTTGTGTCTTGATATGCCAG GGTCTTGGTTCAGGCGTTTTCGAGTTGAAGTTACAAGAGTTTCTCAACAAGAAAGGAGTGACAGGCAATACAAACTGCTGCAAAGGAGCCTCTGGGATTCAGCAGTGTGAATGCAAAACGTTTTTTAGAATCTGCTTGAAGCATTATCAAGTTAACGTAACACCGGAACCCCCTTGTACCTATGGCGGTGCGGTGACTCCTGTCCTCGGATCAAACTCCTTCCAAGTGCCTGAAACAACTGCAGAAGCATTCGCCAATCCTATTCCATTTTCTTTTGGATTCACGTGGCCG GGGACATTCTCTCTGATCATTGAGGCCCTACACACAGATTCCGATGATGATCTTTCAACAG ATAACCCTGAACGTCTGATCAGTCGCTTCACCACTCAGAGGCATCTGACAGTGGGAGATGAGTGGTCCTCTGATTTACAGACTGGTGGAAGAACAGAGCTGAAGTACTCCTACCGATTTGTTTGTGATGAGCATTACTACGGGGAGGGCTGTTCTGTTTTCTGCCGTCCACGAGATGATGCCTTTGGTCACTTCACCTGTGGGGAACGTGGTGAGATCATCTGCAACTCAGGATGGAAGGGAACCTACTGCACAGAAC CGATCTGTCTTCCTGGTTGTGGTGAGGAGCACGGGTTCTGTGACAAGCCTGGTGAATGCAA GTGTAGAGTTGGCTTCAGTGGGCGTTACTGTGATGACTGCATCCGCTACCCAGGATGTCTTCACGGCACCTGCCAGCAGCCATGGCAGTGTAACTGCCTGGAGGGATGGGGTGGCCTCTTCTGCAACCAAG ATCTCAACTACTGCACACACCACAAGCCCTGCATGAATGGAGCCACTTGTACCAATACTGGCCAGGGTAGCTACACCTGCTCCTGTAAACCCGGCTTCTCTGGGGCCAGCTGTGGGATTGAGGTCAACAAATGTTCTGACAACCCCTGCCGGAATGGGGGAAGCTGCACT GATCAAGAAAACACCTACAAATGTACCTGCCCCCCTGGCTTCTATGGCAATAACTGTGAGCTCAGTGCCATGACCTGTGCCGATGGGCCTTGCTTTAATGGCGGACGCTGTGCTGACAACCCAGAGGGAGGATACTACTGCCAGTGTCCTCTTGGCTATGCCGGATTCAACTGTGAGAAGAAGATCGACCACTGCACCTCCGACCCATGTTCCAACG GTGCTCAGTGTATGGACCTTGTGAACTCCTACATGTGCCAGTGCCCTGAGGGCTTCTCCGGAGCTAACTGTGAGGACAACATTGACGAGTGCGCCAACTACCCCTGCCAGAACGGTGGCACATGCTCGGATGGCATGAACGATTACACCTGCACCTGCCCACCTGGATACACCGGCAAGAACTGCAGTTCGCCCATCAGCAAATGCGAGCACAATCCCTGCCACAACGGAGCCACCTGCCACGAGAGGAAAAACCGCTACGTGTGCGCCTGTGTGCCAGGCTACGGCGGCCATAACTGCCAGTTCCTCCTGCCAGCGCACCCCCAGGGACAGCCCGGGTTAGAGGGAGCTGATAAGAGATACTCTGATGACCAGGACCAAGGCACATTCCCCTGGACCGCGGTGTGTGCTGGGATTATCCTggcgctgctgctgctggtggccTGTGCCGTGCTGGTAGTTTACATACGGGTCAAGGTGCAGCAGAGGAGTCAGCAGGGAGACAACCACAGTGAGAGTGAGACCATGAACAACCTGGCCAACAACTGTCAACGACCTGACAAGGACCTATCTGTCAGCGTGATCGGCACGACGGGGGtcaagaacaccaataagaaagTGGACTTTCACTCGGACAATGCTGGAGGAGAGCAGAATGGCTACAAGTCCCGATACTCGTCAACGGATTATAATCTGGTGCATGAGCTGAAGCCAGAAGATGTGTCGAAAGAGGACCAAGATAAGAGCGAGGCAAAGTGTTCCGAATCAAATTGTTCCGAATCTCTGTGTTCGGACAGTGATTTCGAAGATAAACACAGAAAAAGTTTAAAGAG TGACGCCTCAGAAAAGAAACGTCCAGAGGAGTCAACATGCAACGAAGCATCGATGTGCAATGACACAAAGTACCAGTCAGTCTACGTCATATCAGACGAGAAAGACGAATGTATCATTGCGACTGAG GTTTAA